TGTAATAAATAAGTCCCTGCTTGATCATAGCCTTACTTACTACTGGGCTGTTAGGATGTTCATTTACAATCTTATTAAAATAGGTTAATGCTTTTTGGTTATCTCCAAGTGCTAAATATGTTTTCCCAATCTCGAACTTCGCATCAACGGCATAAAAAGAAGCAGGGTAATCTTTAATAATTGATTCTAATACCGGAAGCTTAGCTTCTTGTTTTCCTGTTAATCCAAGACAAACGGCTTTTTGAAACAATGCATAATCGCTGTTTGACATTTTCAGGTTTGCCGCCTGCCCATAATAATCTACAGCATTTTCGTAATTTTTGGTGATAAAATAACTATCGCCAATACGTAGCAAAGCATCATTTACTTTCTTGGTATCCTCTATGGGGGTTATGGATGTATATTTCCTGAACCATAAAATGGCAGCAGGATAGTTTTTCTTTTTAAAATAGGCATAACCCAGATTGTAATTTGCAGTAAAATATTCGGGTAAAGCAGCTGCGCCTGGTTCAAATAAAAATGTTTGATAACTTGTTATAGCCTCATCATATTTACGTTGATTGAACAAGGCTTCGGATTTCCAATACTGAGATTGGGCATTTATGTTTTTATCTAAGGGGAAGGATAAGGCCTTATCAAAATGTATGACAGCGGCTGTAAAATTAGCAGTATTGAATAAATCTACACCGCGGTAATATGCCATTTTCTGGTAAGCATATTCCAAATCTTTTGTTTTTTTACCAATGCTCTCAATGGTTACTAATGCCTCTTTGTAATTGCGGGTAGTGAAAAAAACATTTAGAAGGTATTTATAAGCCTCATCAGCCCTATCTGTTCCTGGGAATGCTTTAATATAGAAATGTAAGGCTTCAATAGCTTCATTAAATGGGTTATTGGAAAGTTCATAGGAAAGTTTTGCATATGTAAACATTGCATCTTCTTTAACTACTTTATCAAAATCAAATTTAGAAGCTGAACTAAAAGCATTTCTTGCAAAGTTTTTATTATCCTGTTTAAGGTAAGCCCTTCCAATTTGGTAGTAGGCATTTTGAGCAAGTTCATCTTCCACTTTAGTTACTTGCTGGAACAATTCAATTGCCTTATCATAAATGGCGGTTTGTAAATAAGCAAATCCTAATTGATAAGCATCTTCCCTTGTTAATCTTCCTGATGCTTTTCTGAATTGTTCTAAAAATGGAATAGATTTTTCAAATTCATTAAGTTTGAAATAGGATTCGCCAATTAAACGCGCTACCTCTGGCGCTCTTTTAACATCCTCTGTTTGAAGCAGGGGAGGAGCATATTCAATAACAAGTTCATATCTTTTTTGTAAAAAATAAATTTGTGATATGTAATAAGGAACAATGGGTCCAAAAACTGGTTCGCTTTGTAACCTTTGAAAACCTATAAGGGCAGTTTCATAATTTTTAGTTGTATAGGCGATATGAGAGTAATAATAATTAGCTGGATTGGTATAGCGGGTATCAACATCCTTTATTTCATAAAACATTTTGGATGCCTCATCAAATTTGCCAGTTTCATAATAAGAATATCCTGCTTTAAAATAGTATTCAGCAAGTTCATCCGTACTTAATTCATATATGTCTACCAGTTCGTAGGATTTAATGGCGTCTTTAAATTTCTTTTTTCTGTAATGGTAATTTCCGAGTTTGAAAACTGCCATGCCCACTTTAGGGCTTTCCGGATGCTTTTCAATAAAATTATTTAATTTGTCTTCAGCATCCGAATGAAAGAGTTCAACGGCACACATGGCCGAATAAAAATCACAGTTTGTTATTATTTCCGAATGTGAATTTTTATTGGAATTAACAGCTTTTTCAAAATACACGCGTGCTGCAGCAAATTTTTCCTTGTTATACAATTCCATTGCAAGTTTATAATGCTTATCCGGATCGGAATGTATAAGAGATTGTTGAGCAGAAGCCCTTCCTGCAATAATTAACATTATAGCAAGAATAATAAGTGCTACAAGTATTTTAAGTTTATTCAAAATAAGATTTTTTAAACCCGACAAAGATAAAAACAGCTTTAGCCTCATATTTTTTTAAAATGATAAGTTATCAACGTTTCAATGTTGAAATTGATACTCTTCCGGGATTAAATATTTTTTCAGTAAAGAAAGAAAATGCCGATATTTGTTGAATAAACTTAATTACCCGCTAAATTATTTTCTGGTAAATTAAATAATAAATGAAATGACAGGTGAAACTATTATAGAATTAAGTAATCTTTCCATTTTCCAAAAGAGCAATCTTGTTTTGGCTGAAGTAAATATTAATATTGAAAAGGGAGAATTCGTTTATTTAATTGGTCGCACAGGAAGCGGAAAAAGCAGTATTCTGCGCACCTTGTATGCAGATTTGAAACCTGTAGAAGGTGATGCACATATTGCAGGGTTTGATTTAAGAAAAATAAAATCCCGAGAAGTGCCTTTTCTTAGAAGAAAATTAGGAATTATTTTCCAGGATTTTCAATTGTTATCCGATAGGTCTGTTTATAACAACCTGTTATTTGTTTTAAAAGCCACGGGTTGGAAAAACAAAAATGATATTACAATGCGTATAAAGGATGTATTGGCAAAAGTGGGCCTAAGTACAAAAGATTTTAAAATGCCTCATGAATTATCAGGAGGAGAACAACAAAGGGTTGCTATAGCCCGAGCCCTTTTAAATGATCCTGATGTTATTCTTGCCGATGAGCCTACCGGAAATCTTGACCCGGAAACCTCCGAAGGGATAATGAACCTTCTGTTTGAAATCAGTAAAAGCGGAAGAGCTGTTGTTATGGCATCTCATGATTATGCCCTTTTTGAAAAATTTCCTGCACGTACCATTAAATGTGAAAATGGAAGGGTATTGGATTCTAAATTAGTGGCAAACAGCTAAAACATACTTTAAAAGCGAGTCTGTAAATAAAGCTTAAAGCTTTATGAAATCCTTTGTATTTTACCCTGATTATTTTTATCCTCAAGTTTTTGCATTAACTTAGGATGAAATTGCGTTTGACATTACAACCAATTTAAGCAATGCCTGAAACAGTTAACAACAAAAGCGTTTTTACCTTGCTGGAGGTTACCCAAAGCATACAAAAAACACTTGCTGATAGATATAAAAGTACATTTTGGGTAAAAGCCGAAATGAATAAATTAAATTATTATAGTCATTCAGGGCATTGCTATCCTGAATTAGTTGAAAAAATAGAGGGAAAGGTTATTGCTCAAATAAAATCAACTCTTTGGAAAGACGAATACAGGAATATAAATTCCAACTTCCTTAGCATTCTTAAGGAACCTTTAAAAGACGGAATTAAAATATTGTTTCTTGCCAGTATTACATTTGATCCTTCTTATGGGCTTTCTCTCAGAATCATTGATATTGACCCCAGTTATACATTAGGAGATCTTGAAAAAGAGAAACAGGAAACAATCAAAAGACTTCAGGTTGAAGGGATTTTTAACAAGAACAAAGCTTTGCCTATTTCCTTGTTGCCTCAACGCATCGCTATTATTTCAGTTGAAACCAGTAAGGGCTATGCAGATTTTTTAAAAGTACTTGAAACCAATCCATGGAAGTATAAATTTTTTCATCTTCTTTTCCCCTCCTTACTTCAGGGAGAAAAGGCAGTTTATTCAATCATTGACCAGTTGAAACGAATAAATAAAGTAAGGCAACATTTTGATGTAGTAGCTATCATTCGAGGTGGAGGAGGAGATGTTGGACTATCCTGTTACAACAATTATGAACTTGCAAAAGAAATTGCTTTGTTTCCAATCCCGGTTATTACAGGAATTGGACACGCAACAAACGAAACAGTTGCAGAGTTAATAAGCTACTCCAATGCAATTACACCTACAAAAATAGCAGAGTATCTCATTCAAAAATTTCATAATTTCTCGGTCCCGGTTCATAGAGCAGAAGAAAAAATAATAGAAAAATCAATTCGACTGATAAAGGATGAAAAATCGAAATTTGATGCTCAAATAAAACTCTTTCGTTCCTTAACAGAAAATATACTCCTATACAACAGGAACCAGCTTAAAGAGCACTTTAGATCATTGTTTCAACAATCTGTGTTTCGCTTTAAAAGTGAAAAAGGCTTTTTGAAAAAAAATGCAGAAGAAATAAAAAAAGGTTCCATTAATCTATGCATTTCAGCAAAGCAAGAAATCAAACAGTTTGCTGTACTTTTGAAAAGGGATGTTTTCACTCAAATCCATAGGGTTAAATCAGAATTAAATAGTTTAGAAAAAAACATCAACAATATGAGCCCGCAAAGTGTATTAAAAAGAGGCTACAGCATAACCACGAGGAATGGAAAGGCAATAAAAAGTTTTCAATCAGTGAAAAAAGGGGACATAATAGAAACCTTGGTTTATGATGGTAGTATTAAAAGTAGTGTAAATGAATCAAAAAAAACAGAAGAACAATGAGCGATAAATATAAATATACAGAAGCTTTTGATGAACTTCAATCCATAGTTTCAGAAATTGAACAAGGAGAAATATCTGTAGACGAACTTTCAGAAAAAGTAAAAAGAGCGGCTTTTTTGATTAAAATTTGCAAAACAAAACTAACCACAACAGAGGAAGACGTAAACAAGATTTTAAAAGAGCTGGATAAAGCATCAGATGAAGAATAATAATTAGTAGTGTAATCTATAATATTGGATTAGAAATTTAGGAATTACAGGTATTCCAAGTATTACAATAATGCTGGTTGCGTACTGCCTCAATAATTACAGAAGTTTTTTCTCAAAAAGGAATTTGGAAATGCTATACATAACTGGATCTGAAATGCTATTGAAATACATAATTTTCTTAATCATTGGTGAAAAAAACGTTCTGTTGATTGCTTAATTTGGATTAAAACGAATGAAAGAGTTATAGAATTAATATTAATCGATCAGCATTAACAGAATTAGAAAAATCGCCTGATAAAAGTTCTGTTCTCATCTTAATTTCATCTTCAGTAAAAGCTTGTTTCATCAAAGTAATAATTTCTGAAATTATTTCCTGAGGACTGTCTCTTATAATGCAAAACTTTTCCAGACCTGTTCCAATAACCATTGGAGAATTAACAAGGCAAAATTTACCGTTGTGAAGTGCCGACAATAGTTTTAATTTAATACCTGTTGACTGAAAAGTTGGAAGCAGGTTTATATGTGCCATCCTTATTAACTCTGTAATTTGAACTGTTGAATAATTATCTCTTAATTGTATGTGTTCATGTTTTGCTACCTCTGCATTTAATTCAGCAGAAGGATTACTTCCTGCTATAATAAAAGGAATATCAATTTTACTGAATATTTCCTTTACAAGAAATAAAGCAGCCAGGTTATTTTCTCCAACAGAAAGGTTGCCATGATATAAAACAAAATCGCCCTTTCCCTGATTAATATTTAATTTATTATCAGGATGAAAAGCAGAAACAGTTACTGTTTTTGGATGATAACACAAGTAATATTCAGTATCAGGGGCAGAAATGGCGGCTATTGCTGAGGCATTTGAAAGTTTTTTTTCAAAATTTTCAAGCTTTGAAGCCGCCCTTGCAAAATATATTTTTTTTAATGGATTCGTTTCTGCCTGTGAAAGTTTACGGTAATATACCTGTTCAATATTATGGGTACGAACTATTATTTTTCTATCAGCCAATCGTTTATCATCCAGATAATAGCAGCAATGCAAACCTTCCATCAATATTGGGTGTTTATCTGCTAAAAGGTTATTGATTAATTCCTTGGAATTTCTGCTTTTTATAATATAGGGTGTGGAATTTAAAAATTGAAACAAATTATTCTGCCTTTTGTAATAATTTACTTTGTAACAATATTTTTTTAATTCCTGGGCAGGTTTTCTGCCATATTCAAAACAATGAAGGTGGATTTTAATGCCTTTTTGGCTTAGGGCTTTTATCTTGTAAAAAACATCAATAACCCCACCATAATCTGCAGGATAAGGAACATCAAAAGAAATAATATGTAAGTGCTTTTCGATAACTACTTGAATTTATTATATATTTCTTTAAGCTTAATGCTTTCATTCTCCCAATTATATTCTCTGGAAGCTAAAAGTGTGTTTTGCCTCCATACTAATTGCATTTGTTCATTCTGAATCATAAATCTTAATTTATCTGCAATGTGTTCAGGATTATGATTGTCAATTAACTCACCCACATTATAACGAGAATAAATTTTTTTAATTTCAATGAGCGGGGAGGAGAGTACAGGAATTTGAGAATGAATGTAATCAAACAATTTGTTAGGTAAACTCAATTCATAATTTGGATTGTCTGCTTTATCTAATGTAATACCAACATCAGCACAACGTGTATGCTGTATTAATTCAGTAAAGGGCATTTTGTTTTTAAAAACAACCTTTTCCTGAAGATTAAATTTTGCAGTAATTCCCTTTAATTTATCTATTACATCTCCTCCTCCAATAATAAGCAATAAGGCATCTTCAATATATAACATTGCTTGAAGTGCTTCTTCGGCTCCTCGGTTTATATTTATACCAGCACCCTGTAAAAGTATTATTGCTTTATTTTCAGGCAAACTAAGCTGGGAACGACTTCTAAATGGAATATTTTCAAAGTTTTTAAGCGAAGGAACATTTCTTAGCACAACAGGCTTTATTCCATAATGTTTTTCATATGCCTGAGCAATGCTTTCATTTACGGTAAAAACATATTTTAATTTGGGGAATATCCATTGTTCAATTTTTAGCCAGGTTTTCTGAACCATTTTCCTGTTAACAAGTTCAGGAACAAAACAAAAATATTCATGACTATCATACACTAATTCTTTTCTTTTAAATTTGCAAACAAGGAAATTTGGCAAAAGCGTATCAAGATCATTTGCATGATATACATCGGCTTTTTGGAATAATAGAAAGAAAAACAAGCGTATATTATATTCAGCATAAAACAGAAAACCTTTTGTAAACAACAGTTTCATCCTGTGGGTAGCATAAGTCCTTTTATCCATTGGTAAGCTTGTTTTTAATTTTCTGCCAACAAGTAAAACCAAAAACCCTTGCTCTGAAATAGTATTGCATACTTTATTTACACGTTGGTCTGTAACAAGATCATTTATAACAGATACAATAACTTTTTGCATTGAATAATAAAAGATGTATATATATCAATTGGCTGCAAAAATAGAAAAATAGAAGCAACTAGGTTTCAAGGAATCAATATTCATTTTAACTTTGCTTTATATTATAGTATTAATTATGCCGTTTTTCAATAAAATAATGCATGCAGATTACTGAAAATTTCCCCCTTAAAAATTACAACAGTTTTGGCATATCTGCTCAGGCTAAATATTTTGTTGCTATTCATACTCCTGAAGAAATTCAGGAGCTTATACATGAGAATACAATAATTGGTTTAGAAAGGTTAATTCTTGGGGGAGGTAGCAATTTATTGTTTACCAGAAATTTTGATGGCATTATTATTAAAAACAATATTAAAGGCATTGAACTTCTTAAATCCGATACTGATTTTTATTACTTAAAGGCTGGTGCAGGAGAAATTTGGCATGAATTCGTTTTACATTGTATAAAAAATAATTACGCAGGCGTAGAAAATTTATCTCTGATTCCGGGGAATGTGGGTGCCAGTCCAATGCAAAATATAGGAGCTTATGGAGTAGAAATTAAAGATGTTTTCGAATCTCTTGAGGCCATTGAAATCACTACAGGAGAGATACATAGCTTTAATAACTCCGATTGTAATTTTGGATACAGGGAGAGTGTTTTTAAAAATATATGTAAAGACAAGTATATTATCACTTCGGTTACTTATAAACTCAGAAAAATACCAGAATTCAATACCAGTTACGGTGCAATTGATCAGGAATTGGAGGCAATGGGTGTAAAAGAATTATCCGTTTCAGCTATAAGTAAAGCCGTTTGTAACATCCGTTCAAGTAAATTGCCTGATCCAAGATTAATAGGGAATGCTGGAAGTTTTTTTAAAAATCCGGTTGTTGGTAAGTCTCATTATGATTATTTGAAAACAGTTTTCCCTGGAATTCCTGCGTATGCCCAGCAAAATGAAACTTTTAAATTGGCTGCCGGATGGTTAATTGAACAATGTGGTTGGAAGGGTTTCAGAAAGAATGATGCAGGTGTGCATGCAAAACAAGCACTGGTTCTTGTAAATTATGGCAATGCTTCTGGAAATGAAATATATGAAATATCAGAAGAAATTCTAAAGTCTGTCTATTTAAAATTTGAAGTTAACCTTGAAAGGGAAGTAAATATTATTTAGTTAATATAGAATAATTAATGTCAGAGCACATTACAAACCAACATTTGCTTATTACTAGCGATGGTTCTCATACGGTTTACCATCCCCAAACCCAACAGCATTACCATTCCATTCATGGTGCAATTCAGGAATCAGAACATGTTTTTATTGATGCCGGTCTTAAAGTCATTGAATCAAAGGAAATATCAATTCTTGAAATAGGTTTTGGAACTGCTTTGAATTGCTTTTTAACTGCCATGTATGCTATGGAAAACAATTTGAATATCCATTACACCGGTATTGAACCTTTTCCTTTAGATTTAAAAATAGTGCAGGAATTAAATTACACTCAAAAATTAAAAAAACAACAATTCAATAATGTGTTTTTAAAGATGCATGATTCACAAATGGATCATTGGATTGAAATTAATTCAAATTTTAATTTGATAAAAGTTCAACAAAAAATTGAAGATGCAATCCTAATGGATCAATATAATTTAGTCTATTTTGACGCATTTGCACCTGGAGCTCAACCAGAACTGTGGCTCCCTGAAATTTTTAATAAGATATATAATTCAATGCTTCCCGGAGGAATTTTAACTTCTTATTGTGCTAAAGGGGAATTTAAGCGCACACTTAAAAAATCAGGTTTTATTTTAGAAGCTTTACCCGGTCCTTTAGGTAAAAGAGAAATGGTAAGGGC
This is a stretch of genomic DNA from Bacteroidota bacterium. It encodes these proteins:
- the mnmD gene encoding tRNA (5-methylaminomethyl-2-thiouridine)(34)-methyltransferase MnmD, which codes for MSEHITNQHLLITSDGSHTVYHPQTQQHYHSIHGAIQESEHVFIDAGLKVIESKEISILEIGFGTALNCFLTAMYAMENNLNIHYTGIEPFPLDLKIVQELNYTQKLKKQQFNNVFLKMHDSQMDHWIEINSNFNLIKVQQKIEDAILMDQYNLVYFDAFAPGAQPELWLPEIFNKIYNSMLPGGILTSYCAKGEFKRTLKKSGFILEALPGPLGKREMVRAIKPLF
- a CDS encoding glycosyltransferase, with the protein product MFQFLNSTPYIIKSRNSKELINNLLADKHPILMEGLHCCYYLDDKRLADRKIIVRTHNIEQVYYRKLSQAETNPLKKIYFARAASKLENFEKKLSNASAIAAISAPDTEYYLCYHPKTVTVSAFHPDNKLNINQGKGDFVLYHGNLSVGENNLAALFLVKEIFSKIDIPFIIAGSNPSAELNAEVAKHEHIQLRDNYSTVQITELIRMAHINLLPTFQSTGIKLKLLSALHNGKFCLVNSPMVIGTGLEKFCIIRDSPQEIISEIITLMKQAFTEDEIKMRTELLSGDFSNSVNADRLILIL
- the xseA gene encoding exodeoxyribonuclease VII large subunit, whose amino-acid sequence is MPETVNNKSVFTLLEVTQSIQKTLADRYKSTFWVKAEMNKLNYYSHSGHCYPELVEKIEGKVIAQIKSTLWKDEYRNINSNFLSILKEPLKDGIKILFLASITFDPSYGLSLRIIDIDPSYTLGDLEKEKQETIKRLQVEGIFNKNKALPISLLPQRIAIISVETSKGYADFLKVLETNPWKYKFFHLLFPSLLQGEKAVYSIIDQLKRINKVRQHFDVVAIIRGGGGDVGLSCYNNYELAKEIALFPIPVITGIGHATNETVAELISYSNAITPTKIAEYLIQKFHNFSVPVHRAEEKIIEKSIRLIKDEKSKFDAQIKLFRSLTENILLYNRNQLKEHFRSLFQQSVFRFKSEKGFLKKNAEEIKKGSINLCISAKQEIKQFAVLLKRDVFTQIHRVKSELNSLEKNINNMSPQSVLKRGYSITTRNGKAIKSFQSVKKGDIIETLVYDGSIKSSVNESKKTEEQ
- the murB gene encoding UDP-N-acetylmuramate dehydrogenase, which produces MQITENFPLKNYNSFGISAQAKYFVAIHTPEEIQELIHENTIIGLERLILGGGSNLLFTRNFDGIIIKNNIKGIELLKSDTDFYYLKAGAGEIWHEFVLHCIKNNYAGVENLSLIPGNVGASPMQNIGAYGVEIKDVFESLEAIEITTGEIHSFNNSDCNFGYRESVFKNICKDKYIITSVTYKLRKIPEFNTSYGAIDQELEAMGVKELSVSAISKAVCNIRSSKLPDPRLIGNAGSFFKNPVVGKSHYDYLKTVFPGIPAYAQQNETFKLAAGWLIEQCGWKGFRKNDAGVHAKQALVLVNYGNASGNEIYEISEEILKSVYLKFEVNLEREVNII
- a CDS encoding glycosyltransferase; protein product: MQKVIVSVINDLVTDQRVNKVCNTISEQGFLVLLVGRKLKTSLPMDKRTYATHRMKLLFTKGFLFYAEYNIRLFFFLLFQKADVYHANDLDTLLPNFLVCKFKRKELVYDSHEYFCFVPELVNRKMVQKTWLKIEQWIFPKLKYVFTVNESIAQAYEKHYGIKPVVLRNVPSLKNFENIPFRSRSQLSLPENKAIILLQGAGININRGAEEALQAMLYIEDALLLIIGGGDVIDKLKGITAKFNLQEKVVFKNKMPFTELIQHTRCADVGITLDKADNPNYELSLPNKLFDYIHSQIPVLSSPLIEIKKIYSRYNVGELIDNHNPEHIADKLRFMIQNEQMQLVWRQNTLLASREYNWENESIKLKEIYNKFK
- the xseB gene encoding exodeoxyribonuclease VII small subunit, with amino-acid sequence MSDKYKYTEAFDELQSIVSEIEQGEISVDELSEKVKRAAFLIKICKTKLTTTEEDVNKILKELDKASDEE
- a CDS encoding ATP-binding cassette domain-containing protein, encoding MTGETIIELSNLSIFQKSNLVLAEVNINIEKGEFVYLIGRTGSGKSSILRTLYADLKPVEGDAHIAGFDLRKIKSREVPFLRRKLGIIFQDFQLLSDRSVYNNLLFVLKATGWKNKNDITMRIKDVLAKVGLSTKDFKMPHELSGGEQQRVAIARALLNDPDVILADEPTGNLDPETSEGIMNLLFEISKSGRAVVMASHDYALFEKFPARTIKCENGRVLDSKLVANS
- a CDS encoding tetratricopeptide repeat protein, whose translation is MNKLKILVALIILAIMLIIAGRASAQQSLIHSDPDKHYKLAMELYNKEKFAAARVYFEKAVNSNKNSHSEIITNCDFYSAMCAVELFHSDAEDKLNNFIEKHPESPKVGMAVFKLGNYHYRKKKFKDAIKSYELVDIYELSTDELAEYYFKAGYSYYETGKFDEASKMFYEIKDVDTRYTNPANYYYSHIAYTTKNYETALIGFQRLQSEPVFGPIVPYYISQIYFLQKRYELVIEYAPPLLQTEDVKRAPEVARLIGESYFKLNEFEKSIPFLEQFRKASGRLTREDAYQLGFAYLQTAIYDKAIELFQQVTKVEDELAQNAYYQIGRAYLKQDNKNFARNAFSSASKFDFDKVVKEDAMFTYAKLSYELSNNPFNEAIEALHFYIKAFPGTDRADEAYKYLLNVFFTTRNYKEALVTIESIGKKTKDLEYAYQKMAYYRGVDLFNTANFTAAVIHFDKALSFPLDKNINAQSQYWKSEALFNQRKYDEAITSYQTFLFEPGAAALPEYFTANYNLGYAYFKKKNYPAAILWFRKYTSITPIEDTKKVNDALLRIGDSYFITKNYENAVDYYGQAANLKMSNSDYALFQKAVCLGLTGKQEAKLPVLESIIKDYPASFYAVDAKFEIGKTYLALGDNQKALTYFNKIVNEHPNSPVVSKAMIKQGLIYYNQKEDEKSATIYKKVINDYPGTPESHQALLGFKNISIAQGKAEEYSSFVEKLPFANVTRTSLDSTFYESAEGLYLKGDCQEAIINFNNYLQKFPEGVFVLQVNFYLSECHFKAKQYEMAIKGYLFVVAQPRNIFTEKSLAKTAHIYFEQKNYIQAKLAYEKLEKQSEHSALLMDARIGLMRTNFILKDLQTAKEYADKVMVMENISQKVINEANLIQAKASLEQNAFDKAYEKFKMVAENAPSNELGAESKYNMAYVRYLQQKYSESEKEIFALADKFSAFDYWVAKAFILLSDNYLAQNDAFQAKHTLQSIIDNYEGDDLKTLAREKLKSIIDAEKPEPQKKSPEPLEIKMNENNPKSDRLFKDENNEEEMNND